DNA sequence from the Lentimicrobium sp. L6 genome:
TCTTTCGAGTGAAAATATCAACCCAGCCTACTGTTGTCATTGTTATAAAATAGGCTTTATCTGATTCGTGAATTTTGTATTTATCTGACATGAATCAAAGATAGAAATTTTATTGTTGGTTTTGGCTATGTTATACGCACGGATTGCAAATCCGCGCTAGCGGGAAATTTAATAAATTGATTGTCTATCTTGTTGTTATACGCACGGAAAACATTTCCGCGCTAGCGGGTTCAACCATAGCCATTTTATGATTTTTCCTAGTAAATATATCTACCCAACCTACTGTTGTCATTGTTATAAAATAAGCTTTATCTGATTCGTGTATTTTATACTTATCTGACATCTAACAAAGATAGAAAATTTAAGAAATTGACTGTCTACCTTGTTGTTATACGCACGGAAAACATTTCCGCGCTAGCGGGATTTTTATAATACGAACACTATTTTTAATTACAAAATGTTGTTGAAACATACCGAAAACCATCTTCATTATATTTATAGAATAGATAAGAAAATTTATTAATATCATGATATCCTAACTTTCCCCATTCAACTGAAGGCTCAGGTTTGTTGTAATAAATGGGGAAATTTGAAACACTTTCTGAGGAAAAAAAGGTTTGATATAAATCACTATTTATACTATCTGACAAAACAAAAAACGAGTAACCTTTGTAACAAAAAGCACCGGAAAAACACTCTCCTTCATCTATTAACCTATCATAAAAAACATTGTAACTAACACCTTGTTGCAACTCTATTTTTATTGTTACTCCTTCTTGATTATTGTACACTGAACTCATACAAAAAACAAAATATAACCAAGTATCCTTTTGGTCATTATAGAGAGTGTCAATTAATGAAATGGAGTGTTCAAGAACGTTTGTAATTTTATTAGAAACAAATAATGAATCTAATGAATATGTATTGTTAATCTTTAAATCTTTATCATCTATAACACTAGAACATTGCGAATACGCACTGCCAGATAATAGAAAGAAGACAAAACCAAGTATTATTATTTTTGTCTTAGAACTCTCCTTTATAAAAATATTTTGTATCATTTTTTATACTCCTTTTATACCATCTATTACCTTGGTTGAAATGGATATTTACTTCTGCTTCAGAATTATTACTAATTACCTTATCTCTAACTGCCCTATCTCCTTCAGATGAATGTTCCGATGTTGGTCTTACAGGATGAGAATGATCAGCTTTATGTATTTTTGCATTTGGATTTCCCGTAAGAACAGCAACAATTCTACTACTTTCTGAATCTTTTCTTTCATTTCCAGAAGTTGTTACAACAGATTTTGCTTCTTGATTGTTTAAACTATAATCAACCAACCCCCATTCTTGATTCTCACCAGTTTGTTCTATTACAAAAGAAAAGAGTTTCTCACCATCAGATGTATTTTCAACAGATACATTTTGTATAGGCTTACCTTCTTCACTATCTCCCTTATTTACAACGCTTTCTATTGGTTTGCCAGAAAACTCTACAGAAGCTCCAGTTCTAGTAGTTGTTCCATCATCATTCTCAGTTACAGCATATACAACATCATTATCCGAATCTCCAACATTTTTTATCTCTCCATTA
Encoded proteins:
- a CDS encoding JAB-like toxin 1 domain-containing protein; translation: MVVDEYELNINNGEIKNVGDSDNDVVYAVTENDDGTTTRTGASVEFSGKPIESVVNKGDSEEGKPIQNVSVENTSDGEKLFSFVIEQTGENQEWGLVDYSLNNQEAKSVVTTSGNERKDSESSRIVAVLTGNPNAKIHKADHSHPVRPTSEHSSEGDRAVRDKVISNNSEAEVNIHFNQGNRWYKRSIKNDTKYFYKGEF